The region CCCGCGGACGCCGCTTCGACTGGTTTGTTCTCGCTCCCCTGCGGCTCGAAGATTGGGCCGAGCTTGATATTCTTTTTTACGCCCGCAACGTGGACGCTTTCGTCCTTCTTCATCGAGCCGCTGAAGATGCGGACGAAACTGAGCTTTTGCACGAACGGGTCGATCCGCGTGCGCCAGACCTGAGCGACCAGCGGACCGGCTGGATCGGGCTTGATTTCGACTTCTTCGCCGGCTTCGTTCTTCGCTTTGTGCAGTAGCATGTCGGGGGAGAGGGAACAAAGCGCGAAGCCGTCGAGCAGTTCCTTGAGTCCGATGCCCGCCTTGGCGGCAACGCAGACGATCGGAATCAGGTGGCCGTTGGCGACCGATTGATCGATCAAGTGGACGGCCTCGGCTTCGCTGGGCAAGGTTCCTTCGAAGTATTTTGCCAGCGCTGCTTCATCGGTTTCGACGATGTTCTCGATCAGCGCCAAATTGACTTCCGCGGGATTCAACAGCGCTCCCGCAGCATCGGCGGGCGGTTTGAGCGTGTTCACGACCCCTTTGAAGTCGTGCCCCGAACCGATCGGCACATTGAGCGGCACGCACTCCTTGCCCCACATTTCTTGAATGTTGCTGATGAGCTTGGGGAAGTCGATGTTCTCGGAATCCATCTTGCTGATGACGATCATCCGCCCGACGCCCGCCTTGCCCGCCTCTTGAAACACGCGGCGGGTGTTGACTTCGATCCCCGAGTGGGCGTTGATGACGATGGCGACGGTTTCCACCGCCCGCATGGCGCCGATCGCTTGACCGATGAAGTCGGGATAGCCCGGCGTGTCGATGAGATTGAAGTGCTTGCCCGCATGGTCGAAATGCGTGACGGCGGCTTCGATCGAGTATTTATGCGACTTTTCTTCGTCATCGAAGTCGCAAACGCTGGTTCCATCATCGACGCTCGCTGGGCGGGCCACGGCTCCGGTCAGATTCAGGATCTTATCGACCAGCGTCGTTTTCCCCGCTGAGCCGTGACCGCAAAGGGCAATGTTGCGAATATTCTTCACGTCGTATCTTGCCATCGGGAAAGTTCCTTATGGTGAGTTGTTCATTGTCAATCGTCGGTAGTCGTGCATCGCTAGCAACGGTCCACCGACCACTGAAAACCGAGTTGATTTCATGCTGCCGCTAAGGCATCGGCCAAAGTTAAAGTTCCTTCGTACAAAGCCCGACCGATGACGAGGCCGGCCATCGGGATGGCCGCCAAATCCGCGACATCCGCGCGGGTGGCGACGCCACCCGAGGCAATGACGGGTAATTGAACCGCTTCTTTCATCGCGCGCATCGCGGCAATGTTCGGTCCAGCCAGCATGCCGTCGCGGGCAATGTCGGTGTAAACGATCGCGTCCAGCGGCTCACCGGCGAATTGCCGGGCTAGTTCGATCGCGGGCGT is a window of Pirellulales bacterium DNA encoding:
- a CDS encoding elongation factor G, which translates into the protein MARYDVKNIRNIALCGHGSAGKTTLVDKILNLTGAVARPASVDDGTSVCDFDDEEKSHKYSIEAAVTHFDHAGKHFNLIDTPGYPDFIGQAIGAMRAVETVAIVINAHSGIEVNTRRVFQEAGKAGVGRMIVISKMDSENIDFPKLISNIQEMWGKECVPLNVPIGSGHDFKGVVNTLKPPADAAGALLNPAEVNLALIENIVETDEAALAKYFEGTLPSEAEAVHLIDQSVANGHLIPIVCVAAKAGIGLKELLDGFALCSLSPDMLLHKAKNEAGEEVEIKPDPAGPLVAQVWRTRIDPFVQKLSFVRIFSGSMKKDESVHVAGVKKNIKLGPIFEPQGSENKPVEAASAGEIVAIAKTEDIHTGSTLGNFTMAPIKFPTPMVGLAAVPKARGDEAKLSGALHKIVEEDATFHIDRDPQTKELVMTGMSELHLTILRERLKRRDKVEVDVKEPKIPYRETVQQNAEGSYRHKKQSGGRGQFGEVHIRMFPFPKDTNPEEYCTKERFPHLREFHHHPKFNFLWVDSIVGGTIPNNFLPAVEKGFLERLDRGVIAGYQVQNVGVDVHFGKYHDVDSSEAAFKTAGSMAFRNVFQEAKPSILEPIVILHITVPGGKVGDVNSDMSGRRGRVLGMESAGGDLQTVTAQVPLAEVTTYARSLSSMTGGQGSYTMEFSHYDVVPGQVQKSIIEKAVLEKEEEEE